From the candidate division KSB1 bacterium genome, one window contains:
- a CDS encoding endonuclease NucS: MRLFTLDANGKMVPYQEMKFKFENRESDLEDLLENNPEYFFENTKILIIGRQITTNLDSSLDLLGIDKAGNTVVIELKRDKTPRDTIAQLLEYASFVENLDYSQLNEIYQNYSGEEISLEDYHQQYFQSELDEKVSFNKYSKLVIVAHEITREIKQTAQYLRKKGLDIYCLEFKYFSTQSGEKIISCDVVVGEEEFLRQKIESKSLPKIDEKQFRKSLDKFGTRVFDRIFQFARQNQLLFRWGSKGFSLNLEMEGGFVGLFFGYPPDSVFKQSIYTGFEEIAKKVNNSEEIISDYRTKLEQLGYFVPAKSNLKWIIDTEYSDQHIIDFLQVIDDLMSKIKANGLKANI; this comes from the coding sequence ATGCGACTTTTTACGCTGGATGCCAATGGCAAGATGGTTCCCTATCAGGAAATGAAATTTAAATTTGAAAACAGGGAATCTGATTTAGAAGACCTCCTTGAAAACAACCCTGAATATTTTTTTGAAAACACCAAAATATTAATTATCGGCCGCCAGATCACCACCAATCTTGATTCATCTCTTGACCTCCTTGGCATTGATAAAGCGGGTAATACCGTAGTCATCGAATTAAAACGGGACAAGACGCCTCGGGATACTATCGCTCAATTGTTGGAGTATGCCTCATTTGTCGAGAATTTGGATTATTCACAGCTAAATGAAATCTATCAAAATTATTCTGGAGAGGAAATTAGTCTGGAGGATTACCATCAACAATATTTCCAGAGCGAGCTCGATGAAAAAGTTTCATTCAATAAGTATTCAAAACTTGTGATTGTCGCACATGAAATAACCCGAGAGATCAAACAAACTGCTCAGTATCTCAGAAAAAAGGGTCTGGATATTTATTGCTTGGAGTTCAAATATTTTAGTACCCAATCAGGTGAAAAAATCATCTCATGTGATGTGGTAGTGGGCGAAGAAGAATTTCTTCGCCAAAAAATAGAATCAAAATCGCTTCCCAAAATAGATGAGAAGCAATTCCGAAAGTCTTTGGATAAGTTTGGCACCAGAGTATTTGATCGCATTTTTCAATTTGCTAGACAAAACCAGCTTTTGTTTCGCTGGGGCTCTAAAGGCTTTTCGCTGAATCTGGAAATGGAGGGCGGATTTGTGGGATTATTTTTTGGATACCCACCCGACTCGGTATTCAAGCAAAGCATTTACACGGGATTCGAAGAAATAGCTAAAAAGGTGAACAATTCGGAAGAGATAATTTCGGATTATCGTACCAAGCTGGAACAACTCGGCTATTTTGTCCCTGCAAAATCGAATTTAAAATGGATCATTGATACGGAGTATTCGGATCAGCACATTATTGATTTTCTCCAAGTCATTGATGATCTCATGTCAAAAATTAAAGCGAACGGTTTGAAAGCAAATATTTGA
- a CDS encoding peroxiredoxin, with the protein MEHVTETSEVKVVSLPRIGDPAPQFEADTTFGHLKLEDFKGSWLILFSHPADFTPVCTTEFIAFAQIQDKLRELNCELMGLSIDSTYSHIAWVRNIEEKMGVKINFPIIADLNKEVATKYGMIMPGESKTETSRCVFVIDDKQIVRAIIYYPLTTGRNMDEILRLIQALQTSDKYGVATPANWRPGDKVIVPPPKTQEMAEARMKEGYECKDWYFCKKELKK; encoded by the coding sequence ATGGAACACGTAACTGAAACCTCCGAGGTCAAGGTAGTAAGCCTGCCTCGCATTGGCGATCCAGCGCCGCAATTTGAGGCTGATACCACATTTGGCCATCTCAAATTGGAAGACTTTAAAGGAAGCTGGCTCATTCTTTTCTCGCACCCCGCTGATTTTACCCCTGTTTGCACTACTGAATTTATTGCATTCGCCCAGATTCAGGATAAGCTACGTGAGCTAAATTGTGAATTGATGGGACTGAGTATTGATAGCACCTATTCGCACATTGCCTGGGTACGGAATATCGAAGAGAAAATGGGCGTGAAGATTAATTTCCCGATTATAGCGGATCTGAACAAAGAGGTTGCCACCAAATATGGCATGATCATGCCAGGCGAAAGCAAGACCGAGACCTCCCGCTGCGTGTTTGTGATCGATGACAAGCAGATCGTTCGGGCAATTATTTACTATCCGTTGACGACTGGTCGAAACATGGATGAGATTCTGCGCCTGATTCAGGCATTGCAGACCAGCGACAAGTACGGCGTGGCGACTCCAGCCAACTGGCGTCCTGGCGACAAAGTGATCGTGCCGCCGCCCAAGACGCAGGAGATGGCTGAGGCAAGGATGAAGGAAGGCTACGAGTGTAAGGATTGGTATTTCTGCAAGAAAGAATTGAAAAAGTAG
- a CDS encoding DUF4364 family protein, with translation MACINPDGTISDSAKGMLKLLHSPMTAEQVAQQTGHPLFRVRSSLRELVDGGLVKLEAERYSITEKGKEKIG, from the coding sequence ATGGCATGCATTAATCCTGATGGAACCATTTCCGATTCAGCAAAGGGAATGCTGAAGCTGCTCCACTCGCCAATGACAGCCGAACAGGTAGCGCAGCAAACAGGACATCCGCTGTTTCGGGTGCGCAGCAGCCTGCGGGAACTGGTCGATGGGGGATTGGTGAAATTGGAGGCGGAACGGTATTCGATTACCGAGAAGGGCAAGGAGAAGATTGGGTAA
- a CDS encoding ferritin: protein MISDKMAAKINEQIKNELYSGHLYLSMAAYCSSVDMDGFANFFIVQEQEERAHAMKFYHYLVEQNKDVKIYGLDQPKQDFKSLTEVFELAWKHEQQVTKWLNEMMHLAVEEKDYATQSLLKWYIDEQVEEEASMLKILKQLQMVGEKGPGIFMLDAHLKERKFKG, encoded by the coding sequence ATGATATCCGACAAAATGGCTGCAAAAATCAATGAACAAATCAAAAATGAATTGTACTCGGGCCATCTGTATCTGTCGATGGCGGCTTATTGCTCGTCAGTCGATATGGATGGCTTTGCCAATTTCTTTATTGTGCAGGAGCAGGAAGAACGGGCTCATGCCATGAAATTTTATCACTATCTGGTGGAGCAAAACAAGGATGTGAAAATCTACGGCCTGGATCAGCCCAAGCAGGATTTTAAATCACTGACCGAAGTATTCGAGCTGGCCTGGAAGCATGAGCAGCAAGTGACCAAATGGTTGAATGAGATGATGCATCTGGCTGTGGAAGAGAAAGATTACGCTACTCAGAGTTTATTGAAATGGTACATTGACGAGCAAGTGGAAGAAGAAGCTTCGATGTTGAAAATCTTGAAACAGCTCCAGATGGTGGGCGAAAAAGGGCCTGGCATTTTTATGTTGGATGCGCATTTGAAAGAGCGGAAGTTTAAAGGGTAG